A stretch of the Lolium perenne isolate Kyuss_39 chromosome 3, Kyuss_2.0, whole genome shotgun sequence genome encodes the following:
- the LOC127344098 gene encoding protein translation factor SUI1 homolog 1 has protein sequence MSDLDSQVPSAFDPFAEANAEDSGAGAGSKNYVHVRVQQRNGRKSLTTVQGLKKEYSYNKILKDLKKEFCCNGTVVQDSELGQVIQLQGDQRKNVATFLVQAGLAKKESIKIHGF, from the exons ATGTCTGATCTGGACTCCCAGGTTCCATCTGCTTTTG ATCCGTTTGCTGAGGCAAATGCTGAGGACTCTGGCGCTGGTGCCGGATCAAAAAACTATGTGCATGTGCGTGTCCAGCAGCGCAACGGAAGAAAGAGTCTGACAACTGTTCAGGGATTAAAGAAAGAGTACAGCTACAACAAGATTCTCAAGGATCTCaaaaaagaattctgctgtaatgGTACTGTAGTCCAGGATTCAGAACTAGGCCAG GTCATTCAACTCCAAGGTGATCAGCGTAAGAATGTTGCTACTTTTCTAGTTCAG GCTGGACTAGCAAAGAAAGAGAGCATTAAGATCCACGGATTTTAG